A genomic stretch from Candidatus Omnitrophota bacterium includes:
- a CDS encoding ABC transporter permease translates to MRYEWFIAKRYLRPQGGATFIFHLTLISIAGVALGVTSLITVISVMNGFGNDLRAKILQGRSHLVLNYDALENYEEYMPMFSTVENVAACSPAIIYRGVVYATDYPGFGEIFPFFVGIDPRYESDASGLKKNMIVGDLSALDRDKPEAPSSQTMKINQESAVQELPGIVIGIEMAAELFGVATTAGNDATEMEAKRKSCERILGQRLTLITVPKNTDAFGASATKAKIFRIAGVFSTGHYEFDSSWCCISIPAAQYLLNIPRKITQIQFWLNDHSREKTLETQIAVDQINRERVRQGGFAQTWMQMNSIFFEALEIEKRTMDYILKIIILVATFNIIATLFMVVTEKTRDIGLLRAIGAGRRNVMFIFLLLGLIVGALGTLLGVGGGYAICKFIQTFQLELPGGGMIYYLKYLPCDMEFSDFLSVSLYTTVVSFLASIYPAVRASRLVPVEALRFS, encoded by the coding sequence ATGCGCTACGAATGGTTCATCGCCAAACGCTATCTTCGTCCCCAAGGCGGGGCGACGTTCATTTTTCATCTTACGTTGATCAGCATTGCCGGGGTGGCTTTGGGCGTGACTTCTCTAATCACCGTCATCTCAGTCATGAACGGATTCGGCAACGATCTACGGGCGAAAATCCTGCAAGGGCGTTCTCATCTGGTTTTGAATTACGACGCTTTGGAGAATTACGAAGAATACATGCCGATGTTTTCCACGGTGGAGAACGTCGCCGCTTGTTCGCCCGCCATTATCTATCGCGGCGTCGTTTACGCAACCGATTATCCCGGATTCGGCGAGATTTTCCCCTTTTTCGTTGGCATCGATCCTCGCTACGAATCAGATGCTAGCGGCCTTAAGAAAAATATGATCGTTGGCGATTTATCCGCCTTGGATCGCGATAAGCCGGAAGCGCCTTCTTCGCAAACCATGAAAATCAACCAGGAATCCGCCGTTCAGGAATTGCCCGGCATCGTCATCGGCATCGAAATGGCCGCCGAACTATTCGGCGTCGCGACTACGGCGGGGAACGACGCGACGGAAATGGAAGCAAAACGCAAATCCTGCGAGCGCATCCTCGGTCAGAGGCTTACGTTGATCACCGTACCCAAGAATACCGATGCGTTCGGCGCCAGCGCTACGAAAGCGAAGATTTTTCGCATCGCGGGCGTATTCAGCACCGGCCACTACGAATTCGATTCTTCCTGGTGCTGCATCTCCATCCCCGCCGCGCAATATCTTTTGAATATTCCCAGAAAAATCACGCAAATCCAATTTTGGCTGAACGACCATAGCCGGGAAAAGACGCTGGAGACGCAAATCGCCGTCGACCAAATCAACCGCGAGCGCGTGCGGCAAGGCGGATTCGCCCAGACGTGGATGCAGATGAATAGCATCTTCTTCGAAGCGCTGGAGATCGAAAAGCGCACGATGGATTACATTTTGAAAATCATCATCCTTGTCGCCACCTTCAACATCATCGCCACGCTCTTCATGGTTGTAACGGAGAAAACGCGGGACATCGGCTTATTGCGAGCTATTGGCGCGGGACGGAGAAACGTGATGTTCATATTTCTCCTTTTGGGATTGATCGTGGGCGCGCTGGGGACCTTGTTGGGAGTGGGGGGAGGATACGCAATCTGCAAATTCATCCAAACGTTTCAATTGGAACTTCCCGGCGGGGGTATGATTTATTACTTGAAATATTTGCCCTGCGATATGGAGTTTTCGGATTTTCTCAGCGTATCCCTATATACGACGGTTGTAAGTTTTCTCGCGTCGATCTACCCCGCCGTGCGGGCGTCGCGGCTGGTTCCCGTGGAGGCGCTGAGGTTTAGCTGA